The Citrifermentans bemidjiense Bem genome window below encodes:
- the argB gene encoding acetylglutamate kinase produces MQQLIEKASTLMEALPYIRRFSGKTIVIKYGGHAMADEKLRKSFALDVILLKYIGINTVVVHGGGPQINETLKRYGIVSEFVKGMRVTDKETMGVVEMVLTGQVNREVVGYINQNGGRAAGLSGKDGDLLICEKLLQEVKSEDGSTETVDIGFVGDVVEVNPAILQALEKGGFIPVIAPVGVGRAGESYNINADVVAGKVAAALNAEKLILLTDVSGVKSKEGELLSSIPLADVPALIDNGTVTGGMIPKVTCCTDALAAGVKKAHIVDGRIEHAILLEIFTNVGIGTEIQA; encoded by the coding sequence ATGCAGCAACTCATAGAAAAGGCGAGCACACTCATGGAGGCGCTCCCTTATATCAGACGTTTTTCCGGCAAGACTATCGTCATCAAGTACGGCGGCCACGCGATGGCTGATGAGAAGCTCAGGAAGTCTTTCGCACTCGACGTCATCCTGCTCAAATACATTGGCATCAATACCGTGGTAGTACACGGCGGCGGTCCGCAGATAAACGAGACACTGAAGCGCTACGGCATAGTGTCAGAGTTCGTGAAGGGGATGCGCGTCACCGATAAAGAGACGATGGGCGTCGTGGAGATGGTCCTGACCGGGCAGGTCAACCGCGAGGTGGTGGGATACATCAACCAGAACGGCGGCCGCGCGGCCGGACTCTCCGGCAAAGACGGCGACCTCTTGATCTGCGAGAAGCTGCTGCAGGAAGTAAAGAGCGAAGACGGCAGCACCGAGACGGTCGACATCGGTTTCGTCGGCGACGTAGTCGAGGTGAACCCCGCCATATTACAGGCATTGGAAAAGGGGGGCTTCATACCGGTCATAGCGCCGGTAGGAGTAGGTCGAGCCGGGGAGAGCTACAACATCAACGCCGACGTCGTGGCCGGCAAGGTCGCGGCCGCCCTTAACGCCGAAAAACTGATCCTTTTGACCGACGTCTCGGGAGTGAAGAGCAAGGAGGGGGAACTCCTCTCCAGCATCCCGCTCGCCGATGTCCCCGCCCTCATCGACAACGGCACCGTCACCGGCGGGATGATCCCCAAGGTCACCTGCTGCACCGACGCGCTTGCCGCCGGGGTCAAGAAGGCCCACATCGTGGACGGCCGGATCGAGCACGCGATCCTGCTGGAGATCTTCACCAACGTCGGGATCGGGACGGAAATACAGGCTTAA
- a CDS encoding acetylornithine transaminase, with amino-acid sequence MNSAAWMEKADKYIMKTYGRYPLVPVKGDGCYLWDADGKKYLDFLAGVAVNNLGHCHPKVTAALAKQAAELIHCSNYYHIPQQIELAELLCGLSFADKAFFCNSGAEANEAAIKLARKYSREKYGVDRYEIITAISSFHGRTMATVSATGQEKVQKFFDPLLHGFRHVPFNDAKALKEAIGPCTCAIMLEPIQGEGGVVVPDAAYFQKVRQICDENNLILIFDEVQVGMGRTGKMFAHEHFGITPDIMTLAKALAGGAPIGTMLATEKLAAAFSPGTHGSTFGGNPLVTAAAVATIRAMQEEGVLNHCEEIGEYLMGELEALKHKFPGFITDVRGIGLMIGVELSIPGGDLVKTALSRGLLLNCAQEKVLRFVPPLIVGKKEVDEMLSILTGILQEL; translated from the coding sequence ATGAATTCAGCAGCATGGATGGAAAAAGCTGACAAATATATCATGAAGACCTACGGCCGCTATCCGCTGGTCCCGGTGAAGGGCGATGGATGCTACCTGTGGGACGCGGACGGCAAGAAGTACCTGGACTTCCTCGCGGGGGTCGCGGTGAACAACCTGGGGCACTGCCACCCGAAGGTGACGGCGGCCCTCGCCAAGCAGGCGGCGGAGCTGATCCACTGCTCGAACTACTACCATATCCCGCAGCAGATCGAACTGGCCGAGCTTCTTTGCGGACTCTCCTTCGCGGACAAGGCGTTCTTCTGCAACTCGGGCGCCGAGGCTAACGAGGCGGCCATCAAGCTGGCCAGGAAGTACAGCCGCGAGAAGTACGGCGTCGACCGCTACGAAATCATCACCGCCATCTCCTCCTTCCACGGCCGCACCATGGCCACGGTCTCGGCGACCGGGCAGGAGAAGGTGCAGAAATTCTTCGATCCCCTGCTGCACGGGTTCCGCCATGTGCCGTTCAATGACGCCAAGGCGCTCAAGGAGGCCATCGGCCCCTGCACCTGCGCCATCATGCTGGAGCCGATCCAGGGCGAGGGTGGCGTGGTGGTCCCGGACGCCGCCTACTTCCAAAAGGTGCGCCAGATTTGCGACGAGAACAACCTGATCCTCATCTTCGACGAGGTGCAGGTGGGGATGGGCAGGACCGGGAAGATGTTTGCCCACGAGCACTTCGGCATCACCCCCGACATCATGACGCTGGCCAAGGCGCTGGCCGGCGGCGCCCCCATCGGGACCATGCTCGCCACCGAGAAGCTTGCGGCAGCCTTCTCCCCAGGAACCCACGGCTCCACTTTCGGCGGCAACCCGCTGGTCACCGCCGCCGCCGTCGCCACCATCAGGGCCATGCAGGAAGAAGGGGTCCTGAACCACTGCGAGGAGATCGGCGAGTACCTGATGGGCGAGTTGGAGGCGCTGAAGCATAAGTTCCCCGGGTTCATCACCGACGTGCGGGGCATCGGCCTCATGATCGGGGTCGAGCTTTCCATCCCCGGCGGCGACCTGGTGAAGACCGCCCTCTCCCGGGGGCTCCTCTTGAACTGCGCCCAGGAAAAGGTGCTCCGTTTCGTGCCGCCCTTGATCGTCGGAAAGAAAGAAGTGGACGAGATGCTCAGCATTTTGACCGGAATTCTGCAGGAACTTTAA
- the argF gene encoding ornithine carbamoyltransferase has translation MKRDFLALSQFSKAELDAIFLLTKELKEKQKKGVEHHLLKGKSLAMIFEKSSTRTRLSFEIGMYQLGGHPLFISSKDSQMGRGEPIKDTARVMARYCDGVMIRTFAQETVEEFAKYASVPIINGLTDLHHPCQIMADIFTVIEHRGGYQGLKFAWIGDGNNMANSWIEAAAIFGFDLTLACPEGYDPNPQVLEWAQKHASSKIVVTRDPKVAAQDADVLNTDVWASMGQEEEQKIREKAFAGFQLNEELLDLAKGNAMVLHCLPAHRGEEITDDVIEGPHSAVWDEAENRLHVQKAIMAILMK, from the coding sequence ATGAAAAGAGACTTCCTCGCGCTGAGCCAGTTCTCGAAGGCTGAACTGGACGCGATCTTCCTGTTGACCAAAGAGCTCAAGGAAAAGCAAAAAAAGGGCGTCGAGCACCACCTTTTGAAAGGGAAGTCCCTCGCCATGATCTTCGAGAAGTCCTCCACCCGCACCAGGCTCTCCTTCGAGATCGGGATGTACCAGCTGGGAGGGCACCCGCTCTTCATCTCCAGCAAGGACTCGCAGATGGGTCGCGGCGAGCCGATCAAGGACACCGCCCGCGTCATGGCGCGCTACTGCGACGGCGTCATGATCCGTACCTTCGCCCAGGAGACGGTGGAAGAGTTCGCCAAATACGCCTCCGTCCCCATCATCAACGGGCTCACCGACCTGCACCACCCCTGCCAGATCATGGCCGACATCTTCACCGTGATCGAGCACAGGGGGGGGTACCAGGGGCTCAAGTTCGCCTGGATCGGCGACGGAAACAACATGGCCAACAGCTGGATCGAAGCCGCGGCCATCTTCGGCTTCGACCTGACCCTCGCCTGCCCCGAGGGGTACGACCCGAACCCGCAGGTGCTTGAGTGGGCGCAAAAGCACGCCAGCTCCAAGATCGTCGTCACCCGCGACCCGAAAGTCGCCGCCCAGGACGCGGACGTCTTGAACACCGACGTCTGGGCTAGCATGGGACAGGAAGAGGAGCAGAAGATCAGGGAGAAGGCTTTCGCCGGATTCCAGCTGAACGAGGAGCTCCTCGATCTCGCCAAGGGGAACGCCATGGTGCTGCACTGCCTGCCGGCCCACCGCGGCGAGGAGATCACCGACGACGTCATCGAAGGCCCCCACTCCGCGGTCTGGGACGAGGCGGAGAACCGGCTGCACGTGCAAAAGGCCATCATGGCCATTTTGATGAAATAA
- a CDS encoding argininosuccinate synthase has protein sequence MAKKEVKKIVLAYSGGLDTSIILKWLKNEYGCEVVTFSADLGQGDELEPVREKAFKTGADKVYIDDLREEFVRDFVYPMFRANAIYEGSYLLGTSIARPLIAKRQMEIAKIEGCDAVSHGATGKGNDQVRFELAYYHFNPGITVVAPWREWKLNSRQALINYAKRNDIPIPITKKRPWSSDRNLLHISFEGGILEDTWLEPPENMFVLTKAPEKAPNKPQYIEIEFEKGNAVAVDGVRMSPAELLAHLNTIGGEHGIGRVDLLENRSVGMKSRGVYETPGGTILREAHMAVEQITMDREVMHLRDSLIPRYAEMIYNGYWFSPEREMMQCMIDESQKTVNGVARLKLYKGHCRTVGRKSESDSLFNLDFATFEKDQVYNQADAEGFIKLNSLRLRIRSLMLANKNK, from the coding sequence ATGGCAAAGAAAGAAGTGAAAAAGATCGTCCTCGCCTACTCCGGCGGGCTTGACACCTCCATCATCCTCAAATGGCTCAAAAACGAGTACGGCTGCGAAGTGGTCACCTTCTCCGCTGACCTGGGACAGGGAGACGAGCTGGAGCCGGTTCGCGAGAAGGCGTTCAAGACGGGCGCCGACAAGGTCTACATCGACGACCTGCGCGAAGAGTTCGTGCGCGACTTCGTGTACCCGATGTTCCGCGCCAACGCGATCTACGAAGGGTCTTATCTCCTCGGCACCTCCATAGCGCGCCCGCTGATCGCTAAGCGCCAGATGGAAATCGCCAAGATCGAAGGGTGCGACGCGGTCTCTCACGGCGCCACCGGCAAGGGTAACGACCAGGTTCGCTTCGAGCTCGCCTACTACCACTTCAACCCCGGCATCACCGTCGTGGCCCCGTGGAGGGAATGGAAGCTCAACTCCCGCCAGGCGCTGATCAACTACGCGAAGAGAAACGACATCCCGATCCCGATCACCAAGAAGCGCCCCTGGTCTTCCGACCGGAACCTTTTGCACATCTCCTTCGAAGGCGGCATCCTGGAGGATACCTGGCTGGAGCCCCCCGAGAACATGTTCGTGCTGACCAAGGCTCCGGAGAAGGCGCCGAACAAGCCGCAGTACATCGAGATCGAGTTCGAAAAAGGGAACGCGGTGGCTGTCGACGGCGTGCGCATGTCCCCGGCTGAGCTTTTGGCTCACCTGAACACCATCGGCGGCGAGCACGGCATCGGCCGCGTCGACCTCCTGGAGAACCGTTCGGTCGGCATGAAGTCCCGCGGCGTGTACGAGACCCCGGGCGGCACCATCCTGCGCGAGGCGCACATGGCCGTCGAGCAGATCACCATGGACCGTGAAGTCATGCACCTGAGGGACTCCCTGATCCCGCGCTACGCAGAGATGATCTACAACGGCTACTGGTTCTCACCGGAGCGCGAGATGATGCAGTGCATGATCGACGAATCCCAGAAGACCGTGAACGGCGTGGCAAGGCTGAAGCTCTACAAAGGTCACTGCCGCACCGTAGGCAGGAAATCCGAGAGCGACTCGCTCTTCAACCTCGACTTCGCCACCTTCGAGAAGGATCAGGTCTACAACCAGGCGGACGCCGAGGGCTTCATCAAGCTGAACTCCCTGAGGCTCAGGATCCGTTCGCTCATGCTGGCCAACAAGAACAAGTAA
- a CDS encoding NUDIX domain-containing protein, whose translation MEQNEFKAGHIVTSVVAVIIDTDDRVLLTKRNVPPFQGEWVMPGGKIDLGEPIVAALKREVWEEVGLEVEVGELIDVFEHVTPGEDNYHFIIIYYRCTPLYCDVKHNRDEVSEARWVAAEELAEYKIPAGARFILGKTFKTV comes from the coding sequence ATGGAGCAAAACGAGTTCAAGGCGGGCCATATTGTCACCTCGGTGGTAGCCGTCATCATCGACACCGACGACCGGGTGCTTCTCACCAAGCGCAACGTCCCTCCCTTCCAGGGCGAATGGGTGATGCCGGGTGGGAAGATCGATCTCGGGGAGCCCATCGTAGCCGCGCTCAAGCGCGAGGTGTGGGAGGAAGTAGGCCTCGAAGTGGAGGTAGGGGAGTTGATCGACGTCTTCGAGCATGTGACGCCAGGCGAAGACAACTATCACTTCATCATAATCTATTACCGCTGCACCCCGCTTTACTGCGACGTGAAGCACAACCGGGACGAAGTGTCCGAGGCGCGCTGGGTAGCCGCCGAAGAATTGGCGGAGTACAAGATCCCCGCCGGCGCACGGTTCATTCTGGGAAAAACGTTTAAAACCGTTTAA
- the argH gene encoding argininosuccinate lyase, producing MSKDKLWGGRFTQPTDKFVEEFTASINFDKRLYHQDIRGSIAHATMLGKQGIIPVADVESIVSGLKTILEQIEAGEFDFSVSLEDIHMNIEARLSEKIGDAGKRLHTGRSRNDQVALDIRLYLRDELVEVSAYIDLLIDAIIHQAEENLGVIMPGFTHLQTAQPILFSHHMMAYHEMLKRDKARMEDCLKRTNVLPLGAGALAGTTFPIDREYVAELLDFDGVTRNSLDSVSDRDFAMEFCAASSILMVHLSRFSEELILWSTSEFKFVELSDSFCTGSSIMPQKKNPDVPELVRGKTGRVNGNLVALLTLMKSLPLAYNKDMQEDKEPLFDTIDTVKGCLKVFADMVREMKINPERMKTAAAAGFSTATDVADYLVRKGIPFRDAHEIVGKTVRYCIENEMDIPELSLAEWQLFSGRIEEDIFESITLQASVNARRATGGTALERVRAEIARAKEGR from the coding sequence ATGTCCAAAGACAAGCTGTGGGGCGGGCGTTTCACCCAACCCACCGACAAGTTCGTAGAAGAATTCACCGCCTCCATCAACTTCGATAAGCGCCTGTACCACCAGGACATCCGCGGCTCCATCGCCCACGCCACCATGCTGGGCAAGCAGGGGATCATCCCGGTTGCCGACGTCGAAAGCATCGTCTCGGGGCTGAAGACTATCCTGGAGCAGATCGAGGCGGGCGAGTTCGACTTCTCGGTCTCTTTGGAAGATATCCACATGAACATCGAGGCGCGGCTCTCCGAGAAGATCGGCGACGCCGGCAAGAGGCTCCACACCGGCCGCTCCAGAAACGACCAGGTGGCGCTCGACATCAGGCTCTACCTGCGGGACGAACTGGTGGAGGTCTCGGCGTACATCGACCTCCTGATCGACGCCATCATCCACCAGGCGGAGGAGAACCTCGGCGTGATCATGCCGGGCTTCACCCACCTGCAGACCGCCCAGCCGATCCTCTTCTCGCACCACATGATGGCCTACCACGAGATGCTCAAGCGGGACAAGGCGCGTATGGAGGACTGCCTGAAAAGGACCAACGTGCTTCCCCTGGGCGCAGGCGCCCTGGCCGGGACCACCTTCCCCATCGACCGCGAGTATGTGGCGGAACTCCTCGACTTCGACGGTGTCACCCGCAACTCGCTCGACTCGGTCTCCGACCGCGACTTCGCCATGGAGTTCTGCGCCGCCTCGTCGATCCTGATGGTGCACCTCTCCCGCTTCTCGGAGGAGCTGATCCTCTGGTCCACCAGCGAGTTCAAGTTCGTGGAGCTCTCCGACTCCTTCTGCACCGGCTCCTCCATCATGCCGCAGAAGAAGAACCCGGACGTCCCGGAGCTGGTGCGCGGCAAGACCGGCCGCGTCAACGGCAACCTGGTGGCCCTCTTGACCCTGATGAAATCGCTCCCGCTCGCCTACAACAAGGACATGCAGGAAGACAAGGAGCCGTTATTCGACACCATCGACACCGTGAAAGGGTGCCTCAAGGTCTTCGCCGACATGGTGCGCGAAATGAAGATCAACCCGGAGCGGATGAAGACCGCCGCGGCAGCGGGTTTCTCCACCGCGACCGATGTGGCCGACTACCTGGTGCGTAAGGGAATCCCCTTCCGCGACGCCCACGAGATCGTTGGTAAGACGGTGCGCTACTGCATCGAGAACGAGATGGACATCCCCGAGCTTTCGCTTGCCGAGTGGCAGCTTTTCTCCGGGCGCATCGAGGAGGACATCTTCGAATCGATCACCCTGCAGGCCTCGGTCAACGCCCGTCGCGCGACCGGCGGCACCGCGCTGGAGCGGGTGCGCGCGGAGATCGCCCGGGCCAAGGAAGGTAGGTAA
- the lptM gene encoding LPS translocon maturation chaperone LptM: MAVLRGICCGFILAATLALLSGCGKKGPLVPPEALVPAPVTNLALAQKDGRFQVRWSAPSKQEGGAALKDLAGFLLFKRVVLPPNDDCEECATAYGEPVKIEIEYPKAAKRSGNFWVYDDRDLTTGKLYQYKLRSFTTAGVQSKDSNRVRRTAAIPPLPPVLEAASSAEAVTLSFVGLPPEQGTPAGYNIYRSKKGEEFPLFPLNATPVTANNYIDHLPQFGVPFSYAVTSVATVGEETVESAPSNVAEGSLTLPE; this comes from the coding sequence GTGGCGGTCTTGAGGGGAATTTGCTGCGGCTTCATCCTGGCGGCGACGCTGGCGCTTCTTTCCGGCTGCGGCAAGAAAGGACCGCTGGTGCCGCCGGAAGCGCTGGTGCCGGCGCCGGTCACGAACCTGGCGCTGGCCCAGAAGGATGGACGGTTCCAGGTGAGATGGTCCGCGCCTTCGAAGCAGGAAGGGGGCGCCGCGCTTAAGGACCTGGCCGGCTTTCTCCTGTTCAAGCGCGTAGTGCTCCCCCCCAACGACGATTGCGAGGAATGCGCGACCGCCTACGGCGAACCGGTGAAGATAGAAATCGAGTACCCCAAGGCGGCAAAGCGCTCCGGGAACTTCTGGGTCTACGACGACCGCGACCTGACCACCGGGAAGCTGTACCAGTATAAGCTCCGCTCCTTCACGACGGCAGGTGTCCAGAGCAAGGATTCCAACCGGGTGCGCCGTACCGCGGCCATCCCACCGCTCCCCCCCGTGCTGGAGGCCGCATCCTCCGCCGAAGCGGTGACGCTTTCCTTTGTGGGGCTCCCCCCGGAGCAGGGAACGCCCGCCGGGTACAACATCTACCGCAGCAAGAAGGGGGAAGAGTTCCCCCTCTTCCCGCTCAACGCGACGCCGGTCACCGCCAACAACTACATAGACCACCTCCCGCAATTCGGCGTTCCCTTCAGCTATGCGGTCACGAGCGTCGCCACGGTAGGGGAAGAGACCGTAGAGAGCGCACCCTCAAACGTTGCGGAAGGTTCCCTGACGCTTCCTGAATAA
- the gatC gene encoding Asp-tRNA(Asn)/Glu-tRNA(Gln) amidotransferase subunit GatC, producing the protein MKITREQVEHVARLARLELSEAELDTFTGQMDSILSYVEKLNALDTEGIVPTSHAVPMENAFRADEATGSIGVEAALANAPLRAQSFFRVPKVIE; encoded by the coding sequence ATGAAGATCACAAGAGAACAGGTGGAGCATGTGGCGCGGCTCGCCCGGCTGGAGCTTTCCGAAGCCGAGCTGGACACCTTCACCGGGCAGATGGACTCGATACTTTCCTACGTGGAGAAGCTGAACGCACTGGACACCGAGGGGATCGTGCCGACCTCCCACGCGGTCCCGATGGAGAACGCCTTCAGGGCGGACGAGGCGACCGGCTCGATCGGCGTCGAGGCGGCCCTGGCCAACGCCCCCCTGCGCGCCCAGAGCTTCTTCAGGGTTCCCAAGGTCATCGAGTAA
- the gatA gene encoding Asp-tRNA(Asn)/Glu-tRNA(Gln) amidotransferase subunit GatA, producing MEIFDLTIHELHEKLKAKEVSSVEATRAMLDRIEAVDSQVNAYITVTPEQALVQAEDADRRIAAGEIAPLTGIPVGLKDIFVTKGIRTTCGSRILENFVPPYDGTAVAKLKEQGAVIVGKLNQDEFAMGSSNESSYFGPCKNPWDLSCTPGGSSGGSAAAIAARTATATLGTDTGGSIRQPASHCGCVGLKPTYGRVSRYGVIAYASSLDQVGPLTRDVTDSALLLGAVAGYDPMDSTSVNTPVPDYVASLAKGVKGIKIGLPKQYFIEGLDPDVKRAMDEAIAMYKSLGADIREVSLPNTEYAVATYYIIATAEASANLARYDGVRFGHRAEDARGLAQMYSKSRAEGFGPEVKRRIMLGTYALSSGYYDAYYVKAQKVRTLIQQDFLNAFKEVDVLLTPIAPTPAFKIAEKLEDPLQMYLSDIFTIPVNLAGTCGISVPAGFSAAGLPIGLQLVGKPFGEQEILTAAYSFERETQWHLKKAPL from the coding sequence ATGGAAATTTTCGACCTAACCATACACGAGCTGCATGAGAAGCTGAAGGCGAAGGAGGTCTCTTCCGTCGAGGCGACCCGCGCCATGCTGGACCGGATCGAGGCGGTGGACAGCCAGGTGAACGCCTACATCACCGTGACCCCGGAGCAGGCGCTGGTACAGGCTGAGGACGCGGACCGCCGCATCGCCGCTGGCGAAATCGCGCCTCTGACCGGCATCCCGGTCGGCCTCAAGGACATATTCGTCACCAAGGGAATCCGCACCACCTGCGGCTCGCGCATCCTGGAAAACTTCGTCCCCCCCTACGACGGCACAGCGGTAGCAAAGCTTAAAGAGCAGGGCGCGGTCATCGTCGGCAAGCTGAACCAGGACGAGTTCGCCATGGGCTCCTCCAACGAGTCGAGCTACTTCGGCCCCTGCAAGAACCCGTGGGATCTTTCCTGCACGCCGGGCGGCTCCTCCGGGGGCTCCGCCGCCGCCATCGCCGCACGCACCGCGACCGCGACGCTCGGAACCGATACCGGCGGCTCGATACGCCAACCGGCCTCGCACTGCGGCTGCGTGGGCCTGAAGCCGACCTACGGCAGGGTCTCCCGCTACGGCGTCATCGCTTACGCCTCCTCGCTGGATCAGGTAGGCCCGCTCACCCGCGACGTTACCGACTCGGCACTCCTTTTGGGAGCGGTGGCAGGTTACGACCCGATGGATTCCACCTCGGTCAACACCCCGGTCCCCGACTACGTCGCCTCCCTCGCCAAAGGCGTAAAGGGTATAAAGATCGGCCTTCCCAAGCAGTACTTCATCGAGGGTCTCGACCCGGACGTGAAGCGCGCCATGGACGAGGCGATCGCCATGTACAAGAGCCTCGGCGCCGACATTCGTGAAGTGAGCCTCCCCAACACCGAGTACGCCGTCGCCACCTACTACATCATCGCCACCGCAGAGGCTAGCGCCAACTTGGCCCGCTACGACGGCGTCCGCTTCGGGCACCGCGCAGAGGATGCCAGGGGCCTGGCGCAGATGTACTCCAAGAGCCGCGCCGAGGGGTTCGGCCCCGAGGTTAAGCGCCGCATCATGTTGGGAACCTACGCCCTTTCCTCCGGCTACTACGACGCCTACTACGTCAAGGCGCAGAAGGTGCGCACCCTGATCCAGCAGGACTTCCTGAACGCCTTTAAGGAAGTCGACGTGCTGTTGACCCCGATAGCGCCCACCCCGGCCTTCAAGATCGCGGAAAAGCTCGAGGACCCGCTGCAGATGTACCTCTCCGACATCTTCACCATTCCGGTGAACCTGGCCGGAACCTGCGGCATCTCCGTTCCCGCCGGGTTCAGCGCCGCAGGACTTCCCATCGGGCTGCAACTGGTAGGGAAACCGTTCGGCGAGCAGGAAATCCTCACCGCCGCGTACTCCTTCGAAAGGGAGACGCAGTGGCACCTGAAGAAGGCGCCGCTGTAA
- the gatB gene encoding Asp-tRNA(Asn)/Glu-tRNA(Gln) amidotransferase subunit GatB gives MKYQVVIGLEVHTQLTTNTKIFCGCSTRFGAEPNSQTCPVCLGLPGALPVLNQQVVEYAIRAGLATNCSITKRNVFARKNYFYPDLPKGYQISQFDLPICQHGHLDIEVEGEKKRIGITRIHMEEDAGKLVHADIPGVDDSCVDLNRACTPLLEIVSEPDMRSPDEAIAYLKKLHQIVMYLGICDGNLEEGSFRCDANVSLMPVGSNVFGTRAELKNINSFKFIKQAIEYEIERQAEILDDGGKVVQETRLFDPNTGTTRSMRGKEEAHDYRYFPDPDLVPVIISDDWIEKVRGGLPELPEAKRARFMSEGGAVFGGSAFGLPEYDAEVLVASRELAQYFEDTVALFPQAKTVSNWVMGEVTRALNDDNNRSIAECPVTPALLADLLKLMEKGTISGKIAKTVFDEMYKTGKASEKIVEEKGLVQVSDTGAIEAMVDEVLEKNPGQVAEYRGGKETLFGFFVGQVMRASKGKANPAVVNELLLKKLNS, from the coding sequence ATGAAATATCAGGTCGTCATCGGGCTCGAGGTCCACACCCAGCTCACCACCAACACCAAGATCTTCTGCGGCTGCTCGACCCGCTTCGGGGCGGAGCCGAACTCCCAGACCTGCCCGGTCTGCCTCGGCTTACCAGGCGCGCTCCCGGTACTGAACCAGCAGGTGGTGGAATACGCCATCCGCGCCGGACTCGCCACCAACTGCTCCATCACCAAAAGGAACGTCTTCGCCCGGAAAAACTACTTCTACCCTGACCTCCCGAAGGGTTACCAGATCAGCCAGTTCGACCTCCCCATCTGCCAGCACGGCCACCTGGACATCGAGGTGGAGGGCGAAAAGAAACGGATCGGGATCACCCGCATCCACATGGAGGAGGACGCCGGCAAGTTGGTGCACGCTGACATCCCCGGGGTGGACGATTCCTGCGTCGACCTGAACCGCGCCTGCACGCCGCTACTGGAGATCGTCTCGGAGCCGGACATGCGCTCCCCGGACGAGGCAATCGCCTACCTGAAGAAGCTGCACCAGATCGTCATGTATCTGGGGATCTGCGACGGCAACCTGGAGGAAGGGAGCTTCCGCTGCGACGCGAACGTATCGCTCATGCCGGTCGGCTCCAACGTCTTCGGCACCCGCGCGGAACTGAAGAACATCAACTCCTTCAAGTTCATCAAGCAGGCAATCGAGTACGAGATTGAGCGCCAGGCCGAGATCCTCGACGACGGCGGCAAGGTGGTCCAGGAAACCCGACTTTTCGACCCGAACACCGGCACCACCCGCTCCATGCGCGGCAAGGAGGAGGCGCACGACTACCGCTACTTCCCGGACCCCGACCTGGTCCCGGTGATCATCTCGGACGACTGGATCGAGAAGGTGCGCGGCGGGCTGCCCGAGCTTCCCGAGGCGAAGCGCGCGCGCTTCATGTCGGAAGGAGGGGCCGTATTTGGCGGCTCTGCATTCGGACTCCCCGAGTACGACGCCGAGGTCCTGGTGGCAAGCCGCGAGCTGGCGCAGTACTTCGAGGACACGGTCGCGCTCTTCCCGCAGGCCAAGACCGTCTCCAACTGGGTCATGGGCGAAGTCACCCGCGCCCTCAACGACGACAACAACCGCTCCATCGCCGAGTGCCCGGTCACCCCGGCTCTCTTGGCCGACCTCCTGAAGCTGATGGAGAAAGGGACCATCTCCGGCAAGATCGCCAAGACCGTCTTCGACGAGATGTACAAGACCGGCAAGGCGTCGGAGAAGATCGTCGAGGAGAAGGGTCTGGTGCAGGTCTCCGACACCGGAGCCATCGAGGCCATGGTGGACGAGGTGCTGGAGAAGAACCCCGGGCAGGTAGCCGAGTACAGGGGTGGCAAAGAGACCCTTTTCGGCTTCTTCGTGGGCCAAGTCATGCGCGCCTCCAAAGGGAAGGCGAACCCCGCCGTCGTAAACGAACTGCTGCTAAAGAAACTCAACAGCTAA